The DNA sequence GTAAACAAAGCTTACTACTctaattatgtaaaaaatatatgtgcTCTTCACTCATAACAGAGTAGAagatttcttcttgttctgtAAAACCAGTAAAGTATATACACCACCAATTACATAACTAAAGGTTTCATTACTCCTGCCTTCAAACTTGGCCAAGTACTGTCAcagatattttggaaaaattgaagttctaattaatttttgtcTGATCTTATTAATTGCTAGTAAACTACCTATCTTGCTTGATGATGACACGAGCCATGACAAGCTTATACTTTcacttatatacatatactctcAATTTTAGCGCGACTTTCAACTACATAAACAATGTCAGGAAGAAGAGTCAAGTAATTTCTCTGAGGGTAATAGTAAAATCTCTTGCTCCCTCCCTAATGAGATCGATCAAATACCTTGAGCATCTGAACTACATTCATCATACAAGCAATAGTATAAAAAGTTCTATCCATTCTAGCCTAGGTAACTTAAGCATGCTATAGTGTGTAGCTAATGAGATCTCAGCAATGAGATTTCTGGACACATAGCTAATAATGATATATTGTAATGTAATCTTAGTACAATCCATGTATCTTAATGAGAATCAAATAACAGTGTACATACCTCATGGCATTGGAAATTTGAAATCTCCCAAAGATTTGCACTTATTGAGCAATCCATTGTCGGTTTGGTTCTGCATCCAATGGGAACCTTTACAAGTTTAATTTCTCCACAGTTAACCAATTATAGTCTTTCTGGTAACTTACCACAGCAGATTGCTTGAATATCTTGTATTAGCTAGTGCATGATGATTCCCAGATTGATATTAAGCTTTAACagaatatacacacacacacacacatatatatatatatatatatatctggcatctttatttcatctttatttCATATTCATTTGTAGACTTGCAAGTCTTGCATGTAGAATGAACATAGTCTGCAATTTAATTACGTGGAAATGGACCATGAGTTAGTTGCACCAGATCATTTTCCAGgatgttttggtttttagtgGCCGGTAAGACTACTAGGCCCCATTTGATTACTCTTGGAacctaaaattataaaaaaagaaacctaAAATTTCAGTCAATGTAAGTGGGAACTTACACTTGGAAAGAAACCACTACGAAGCTGAAGAgcaatatcatattttttattttaaatgaaattttattaaccttttcaaaataataataataataataataataataataataataataaaagaccACAAGGACCAAAAACGTAAAATTAGTATTTCTCATTGTCCGATTGTGAAGAAGTATTTTCATATGTATTTTGTGGTCATACCAAGAGTAATGCAACTGTAACTGCATGTCTTACATGATGATATAATGAAGCGAATCATCTTTCATCAGGAGGCTATAAAAAGGTTCCCAAGCCCCAACTAAAACCAAAAGCaacattaacatatatattatatatttcaaaagatGGAATCATGGCTTCCCTCAAAGTTCACTTCCATCCCAGCTGAAATATTGATGATAGTGTTGCTTTCACAGTTAGTActtttcttctccaatcttTGTTTCCCTGTTCCAATAATGGTCACTGCTTCAAAGGTTGAATCTCAAGGGAGAGCTCTTCTTCAATGGAAGGCCACCCTTGAAACAGAAGACCTCCTTCACACTTGGACGTCAACGGTCAGTCCATGCAACTGGACTGGAATCACATGCAGATATGATGGCCATCTCATGCTAACCATCACCAAAGTCCAACTACGAGAGTTGGGACTGGAAGGGAAGCTAGAGACTCTCAACTTCTCAGCTCTGCCATCACTCAGAATTCTTGACCTCAATGGCAACCATATACATGGATCCATCCCTGCAGCCATTTCAGCTCTCTCCAAGCTTACCACCCTTGATCTCTCTGTCAACAATCTTAGAGGCATCATTCCATCAGAGCTTGGTAATTTGACAAGGCTCAAGGCCTTGTGGCTCTCCCAGAATCAGATAAGTGGCTCCATACCTACTTCTTTTGGAAAGCTTCTAAATCTGAATTTATTAACCATCTCCAAAAATTTCTTAGTTGGTTCTATTCCTCCAGGGTTTGGAAACTTGACCAAAATCAAGGGTTTGTATCTATGGAGCAACAGACTCAGTGGCTCCATTCCTAATGAGATTGGGAATTTAGTGAGTTTAAATGCTTTCGACATATCTGACAACCAAATAACTGGATTAATCCCTCCATCACTTGGAAGTTTGAAAAGTCTTACAGGTTTGGCATTAAGTCATAATTATCTTTTTGGGAAGGTGCCCGATGAATTCGCAAACCTCACAAACTTAAACAATCTTCAATTAGTTAACGACAACCTTTCAGGTAATCTACCACAAGATTTGGCCAGAGGAGGTTTACTTAACAAACTTGCTTTGGCATATAATAATTTCCAAGGTCCCATTCCAACgagtttgaaaaattcaacaaatttaGTGAGAGTCCATCTTGAAAGAAACCAATTCACTGGAGAAGTCTCTGAAAGTTTTGGTGTTCATCCTTACTTGGATTATATTAATCTAAGCTTCAATAAATTGTCTGGCACACTATCACCATTTTGGGGGGCATGTGTTAATTTGACAAGCCTTGAAATATCAAGCAACATAATTAGCGGACTTATACCTTTAGAAATTGGCCGATTGCCAAAGCTACATCTACTCGACATCTCCTCCAATAATCTGGTGGGAAAGATCCCAAAAGAGTTTGGCAATTTATCTTATGTATTTCACCTAAACATGAGCAACAATCATCTCATAGGGATCATACCACCAGAATTTGGTGATCTATCTTCATTAGAAGTTCTAGATCTCTCAAGCAATAATTTGACAGGAGAAATACCAATACGGTTGGAGCATTGCCTTAAATTGAATTCACTCAAGTTCAGCAGTAATGAACTGAGTGGAGCCATCCCTTCCCAACTTGGTGATTTGAACTTGCATGATGTTCTAGACTTGAGTGACAATTTATTCACAGGAGAAATACCGCCACAACTTGGTAAGTTAATGATGTTGCAAGAGATGAATTTATCACATAATGATTTGGTTGGTGGCATTCCATCTTCTTTTCAATTAATGATGGGCTTAACATCATTTGATATATCTTATAATTCATTGGAAGGTCCAGTTCCAGAGAATCATTTCTTTGAGGCAGCTCCAATTAAGTGGTTTACCCATAACAAGGGCTTATGCGGTCAAGTGTATGGTTTGCCTCGTTGTTATCAATCCTCTTCAACAAGCAAAGGTGATGGAAAGAAATATCAAAAAGTCATTATCTTGATTGTTCTTCCCATATTTGCCACTTTATTTCTCTTACTCCTAATAGTTGCAATAACTTTGCTCCGTtacaagagaaaaaaactcatgtcaaatgattcaaatgaACATGTTGGTGGACAACATTGCTTCTCCATTTGGAATGTTAATCATGGGAAAGAAACATACAAAGAGATAATTCGAGCCACAGAGAATTTTGATAATAAGTATCAGATTGGTGCGGGAGCTTGTAGCATCGTCTATAAAGCAACACTATCTTCAGGAGAAACACTTGCTATTAAGAAATTTCATAAAGAAGAAAGTAGAGTGAATGAGCAAGCTTTCAAAAATGAAGTACAAGCATTAATTGAAATTCGACATCGGAATATTGTGAAGTTTTATGGTTTCTGCTCTACTAATAAATTCAGCTTTCTTGCATATAAGTATATGGAGAGAGGAAGCCTTGGTGCCACTCTTGGATCTGAACAGGGAGCAATGGAGTTAGATTGGATCAAGAGAGTCAGCATTGTACGAGACATTGCTCAAGCTTTATCTTACCTGCATCATGATTGTGCTCCACCTATCATCCATCGAGACTTAACAAGCAATAACATTCTTTTGGATGAGGAGCACAAGGCTTGTGTTTCAGACTTTGGTATTTCTAGAATGCTAAAACCCAACTCATCACATTGGAGTTTGCTTGTAGGCACCTATGGGTACATGGCACCAGGTATGTATATATTTCctaatcattttaattgtttcttctATTCATATTCCCTTGCAATTAGATTTATTAGATTTATCAACCTCGAATATGAATGATGAGAGAGTATTGACCTGAACTACAACTAATCTTTGCTTTATTGGTATTTGTAGAGCTTGCCTATGTAATGAGGGTGACTGAAAAATGTGATGTATATAGCTTCGGGATTGTGGCACTTGAAGTGATACATGGAACACATCCTGGTGATCTCCTTAGCAACTTATCATTGTGCATGTTAGTGAAAGATATACTTGATCCACGTCTTCCACTTTATATAGCGATTCAAGTGATCACAAACCAAGTGCTTTCAGTGATTTCAATAGCAATGCAGTGCATTAACACTGATCCACAAGCTCGGCCTACAATGCAACAAGTATCTCAAAGGTTGTCTTCTCCAAAGTCTTTGCCAGCATCCAACATCTATCCTTTTGAAGCACTTACCCTTGATCACCTCATAAAGATCGCACAAACACATACTGATGATCAAGCCTTTGAGTAATGAGAACTTCggaaaggaatatatatatttctattaaatatggTATGTTCCCGCCTCAATCTCTCAATTTTCcaagtttctttaattaaatacatgTCCTTGCTTGATATCCATTAGGACTGGCACCttgcatttatatttcttttttggcTGAATTTATTGCATAGTTGCAAATATTTTAGTATCTCATTCAACCGTAGCCATGCTTATTACTAAGAAAATGTACTTCTTTCGTAATCAATCAACCTTTTGTATTCattgcacatatatatatatatatatatatatcaatggtAACCTTCTTAGGAATAATGCAAACTCTTCCATGCTCTTTATCTTGACTTGTATCATTTTTTGCATTCATATTTCTGTTTAGTATACAAAGTGCGCGAGAAACGTCAAGGTAGCTATTAACTATGCTGACCAATATATTTAACTTGGAACCATGCAAAGTTAACAATGAGTGTTGACCAGcttgaattaaaattttgaaaacaaaaatatcaatttgGGAAATAGACTTGACTTTGTTCAAATGTTCCAAATGAttccttcttccttttcattttattttttttttcaggaaaaaaaaattgtttaaactTGTTCAAACTAGAGCTCTACTAAGAGAAGCCTGGAGTTCCTAGATCTTCACATGGGTGACTTGCGAGCCCCTAGAGAGACAGACACTGACACCCACTCAAGCTGATTGGAGCAACTCTGTTGAGGATCTAGAGAGCCCCCCACCCCACCCACTCTTTGTTCTTTGTTGACAGTTAGCGTCTTCCAAGGGTTTTATCTTGTGTTTTgttctattgttgttttttagcTCCACTTCTAGTAGACATTTTTTACTGCATTGGCATTGTtacttgctgttgttgttgttgttgttgttgttgttgttgttgttgctgttgttaaGTTTTTTATGGACTTTTATTGTtcctcatgttttcttttaattgtattagtttatccatttttaaaaataattattgttcaAACTATTTACTCAAGGAAAAAAAGACATGCTCAAACTAATGGCTAATCTCCCATATACTTccaattgttgttgttgagttGTTTATGGGCATTTATTGTtcctcatgttttcttttaattatattagtttatccatatttaaaaataattatttttcaaaccatttactcaaggaaaaaaaagactTGCTCAAACTAATGGTTAATATTCAATTGCTAGTTTTAGTGTTGAACTATCACTTTCTTGATTGTGCATTCACCTTATGTgtgttgggacgcagtggttaacctggtccatagtcccacatcgcctgtgagagccaatctccctagccttatatatcctaagccaatccttccctctaactgcagttatggagaagttagggtggtgggtccctgtATTAACAATGTGAATAGTAGTATTGTTCTTATGAATAAtagcacaataaaaaatgagCGCACCAACCAACCCCAGCTGCTCTTTTCTTTAGCAAGTACAAGTTTTTCCGACTGTTGTTGCCACTATTCATCAACCAAGTTATCATTGTCTCTTTCTATCTCTTGCTTTTCACCAATTACAGACATTCTACAGTTGACGTATTCCctacatatatatgcatatacactcTTCACTAATACGAGAGTAGAAATTTTCTTATGATTCTTCAGAGTAATCTACTCCACCTCCTTTGGAGTGATCTATGGAGTGATCTACTCCACCTCGATAGCTTGAGCAGGCATCATGTTACGCCATAGCGGATTTCATCAactcaactattttttttattattttgatttgttttgtacCTCTCTTGTCTGTTTGGTTTGTGAATGCATTATCTCTGGTGATTACCTCCTCTCGATGTTCTTCTATTTTGTGTCTGGTCATTTTACTATTTCTGTTGTTTGTTGATGCattctccgcaagtgtacggatcataataagtaataaaaggGATAGGGTTATCGAACTACAAagactggacttctagtactaattgctcCTTTAATATCTAGTAGATCAAGAATTGGTTGGTAGAACAAATCACTAAACAAGAATTGTGTGAGTTTGgataattttgtgaattttgatgatattgaaaattttgcaCATTTGGtgagaaaaatatatagaaattttggaaaattttgaaaattatttgaaaaattctgAACTTGGGAAGATGGAGGGATATTTTATCCATAATAgagtaaaaaatttaaagatgaggAAGTGGAGAGGAATGtaagttttatttgaaaatgtgGGTGTATTTATAGAGATAACaagttttaaaattgaattctAACCATCGGATGATGTAACAGTTAAAacctttgatttttcttaaaaaaatatttaattaaaaaatgggtTCCCttctatttgaattttaaaaaataataatttaaaataaaagtaggaCCTACCAATTAGAGATGTTCTTAGATGCATGATTTTCCacaatgttttagtttttattaactGGTAAGGACTAGTAGTTCCCATTTGATTATTCTATATAACAAACggacaaaattaaaataaaataaaataaattataaaaaaaagctaaaaattcagcaatatcatatttttggtttttttaaatgaaatgattatccaccttctcaaaataataattaaaaaaaacacaaggagtcaaccattggatagcccaatggtatgacaccaaagtataagggggaggtcatgggttcaaatccctcccccgatagtactgttcacccgggattattatactattctcatactgtacatactgtacatccgggttccagtattgtttagtactgtttatattcatataaaaaaaagggcgcttgtcgtctattattcaaaaaaaaaaacaaggataaaaaatgtaaaatctatatttttaatgcCCGATCATTAAGATATAATTTGTGGTTACTAGGTGGCTTAACGATCCCGTAGAAATTTACTATGTGGATAATACATAGGACAATTAGGTTCTGATacataaatatgaataatttatttagatttatttaaacaaatgactACGGTTTCAGGGCTAATGTCTTGAACTGTCAATATGTTGTAACCTTCATCTTTCAATATGAAGAAACTAATATCAAAATAGAACATTATTGTTGACTAGCTCTTGTCTTTGTTAATAAAAGACCCTGACTGCAAACAAGCATCTCTTCATCGATCCTAAAGAATACAATTCTTTCTACAAGTACATGAAACTCATGAGCTAGCTTGGAAGACCATGACCG is a window from the Dioscorea cayenensis subsp. rotundata cultivar TDr96_F1 chromosome 2, TDr96_F1_v2_PseudoChromosome.rev07_lg8_w22 25.fasta, whole genome shotgun sequence genome containing:
- the LOC120275192 gene encoding MDIS1-interacting receptor like kinase 2-like; this encodes MESWLPSKFTSIPAEILMIVLLSQLVLFFSNLCFPVPIMVTASKVESQGRALLQWKATLETEDLLHTWTSTVSPCNWTGITCRYDGHLMLTITKVQLRELGLEGKLETLNFSALPSLRILDLNGNHIHGSIPAAISALSKLTTLDLSVNNLRGIIPSELGNLTRLKALWLSQNQISGSIPTSFGKLLNLNLLTISKNFLVGSIPPGFGNLTKIKGLYLWSNRLSGSIPNEIGNLVSLNAFDISDNQITGLIPPSLGSLKSLTGLALSHNYLFGKVPDEFANLTNLNNLQLVNDNLSGNLPQDLARGGLLNKLALAYNNFQGPIPTSLKNSTNLVRVHLERNQFTGEVSESFGVHPYLDYINLSFNKLSGTLSPFWGACVNLTSLEISSNIISGLIPLEIGRLPKLHLLDISSNNLVGKIPKEFGNLSYVFHLNMSNNHLIGIIPPEFGDLSSLEVLDLSSNNLTGEIPIRLEHCLKLNSLKFSSNELSGAIPSQLGDLNLHDVLDLSDNLFTGEIPPQLGKLMMLQEMNLSHNDLVGGIPSSFQLMMGLTSFDISYNSLEGCAPPIIHRDLTSNNILLDEEHKACVSDFGISRMLKPNSSHWSLLVGTYGYMAPELAYVMRVTEKCDVYSFGIVALEVIHGTHPGDLLSNLSLCMLVKDILDPRLPLYIAIQVITNQVLSVISIAMQCINTDPQARPTMQQVSQRLSSPKSLPASNIYPFEALTLDHLIKIAQTHTDDQAFE